One Nitrosomonas sp. PY1 DNA window includes the following coding sequences:
- a CDS encoding DUF494 domain-containing protein yields the protein MFDILVYLFENYFDSGSYPDSATLTHKLTMAGFPNEDITETLNWLSELTKQTTDHYPADLAESTSFRCYSDKEMEKIDTEGRGFIYFLERNAIINPLQRELLIDRLLVMDDSSHTVEKIKLIVLTELWIQNQFTDHAVLEKLLVVSDSQYRH from the coding sequence ATGTTCGATATTCTTGTTTATTTGTTTGAAAACTATTTTGATTCTGGAAGCTATCCGGACTCTGCAACATTAACCCATAAACTTACGATGGCTGGATTTCCTAATGAAGACATCACTGAAACTTTAAACTGGCTCTCGGAACTTACCAAACAAACCACCGATCATTATCCAGCTGATTTAGCGGAAAGCACTTCTTTTCGTTGCTATAGCGATAAGGAAATGGAAAAAATTGATACTGAGGGTCGCGGATTTATATACTTTCTAGAGCGGAACGCCATCATTAATCCTTTGCAGCGTGAATTACTCATCGATCGATTGTTAGTGATGGATGACAGCTCACACACTGTAGAAAAAATCAAGCTGATCGTTTTGACTGAATTATGGATTCAGAATCAATTTACCGATCATGCCGTGCTGGAAAAACTATTAGTTGTCAGTGATTCTCAATATCGTCATTAA
- a CDS encoding DNA topoisomerase III, which translates to MSKFLIIAEKPSVAADIAKALGNFTKHTDYFENDEYVLSSAVGHLLELVVPEEYEVKRGKWSFANLPVIPPHFDLAPIEKTSARLKLLTKLIKRKDVDMLINACDAGREGELIFHYILRHTGANKPVKRLWLQSMTPQAIRTGFTSLLDNSAVQSLAEAAVSRSESDWLVGINGTRAMTAFNSQEGGFHKTTVGRVQTPTLAILVEREEKIKKFRSQDYWEIHATFVTENGKYLGKWFDEKFSKDKNNQELKPERLWELSQAEAIRDKCQGQPGIASEESKPSKEICPLLYDLTSLQRDANSRFGFSAKTTLGLAQALYEKHKVLTYPRTDSRALPEDYLATVKDTLQNLENTEYGKFSQQILTANWVTPNKRIFNNAKISDHFAIIPTPLSSAKLNEAEMKLYDLVTKRFLAIFFPAAEFLLTTRITRVSDEPFKTEGKVMVKAGWRAVYGKPTSTDDSHDDASLVAITPEKPVSTETVEIIANQTRPPTRFNEATLLSAMEGAGKLVEDEELRAAMSAKGLGTPATRAAIIEGLVLENYLQRVGRELHPTAKATSLITLLRGLKIPELISPELTGNWEYQLRQIEQGQLKRSSFMDKIADMTRRIVEQAKTQRGETIEGDFSILQSPCPKCGGIVHETYKKFQCQKCDFALWKILAGRQFEVDEMEALITQRQIGPLQGFRSKMGQSFNAIIQLTDTFEMKFDFGNNDADTDPVDFSGQELLGKCPKCSHSVYEHSHHYVCEKSLGAARTCSFKIAKIILERPIEREQIIKLLEKGKTDLLPKFISKKGRPFSAYLVANSDGKITFEFEQKTAKKTTEKKLAVNTPTKRSSTTKTKVTSLD; encoded by the coding sequence ATGAGTAAGTTTTTGATCATCGCTGAAAAACCTTCTGTCGCAGCAGATATCGCAAAAGCCTTAGGTAATTTCACCAAGCATACTGATTACTTTGAAAATGATGAGTATGTCTTATCCTCCGCAGTAGGGCATTTACTCGAATTGGTTGTGCCTGAAGAATATGAGGTAAAACGAGGTAAATGGAGCTTTGCCAATTTGCCGGTTATTCCACCACATTTTGACTTGGCACCGATCGAGAAAACTTCCGCTCGGCTCAAGCTGCTCACCAAGCTGATCAAGCGGAAAGATGTTGATATGCTAATTAATGCTTGTGATGCTGGGCGTGAAGGTGAATTGATATTTCATTATATTTTGCGCCATACCGGCGCCAATAAACCAGTCAAACGCTTATGGCTGCAATCCATGACACCGCAGGCAATTCGAACCGGTTTTACCAGTCTACTCGACAACTCAGCAGTACAGTCTTTAGCTGAAGCTGCTGTCAGTCGCTCTGAATCGGACTGGCTAGTGGGTATTAACGGCACCCGTGCCATGACGGCATTTAACTCCCAGGAAGGTGGCTTTCATAAAACCACCGTAGGGCGTGTGCAAACCCCCACATTGGCGATTCTGGTCGAACGCGAAGAAAAAATTAAAAAATTTCGCTCACAAGATTATTGGGAAATCCATGCTACCTTTGTGACAGAGAATGGTAAATATCTTGGTAAGTGGTTTGATGAAAAATTCAGCAAAGATAAAAACAATCAGGAATTAAAGCCGGAGCGCTTATGGGAGCTCAGTCAGGCGGAAGCTATCCGTGACAAGTGCCAAGGACAGCCAGGTATTGCGAGCGAAGAAAGCAAGCCCAGTAAAGAAATTTGCCCATTACTTTACGATCTGACCAGTTTGCAGCGTGACGCAAACAGTCGCTTTGGTTTTTCTGCCAAAACGACGCTGGGTCTAGCGCAAGCCTTATATGAAAAACATAAAGTACTCACCTACCCGAGAACAGACTCACGCGCTTTACCGGAAGATTACCTCGCCACCGTTAAAGATACCTTACAAAACCTTGAAAATACCGAATACGGAAAATTTTCGCAACAGATTTTAACTGCTAATTGGGTGACACCCAACAAACGAATTTTCAATAATGCCAAAATTTCTGATCACTTTGCCATTATTCCAACCCCGCTAAGCTCAGCAAAGCTTAATGAGGCTGAAATGAAATTGTATGATTTGGTTACCAAGCGTTTTTTAGCCATTTTCTTTCCTGCCGCAGAATTTTTACTTACCACGCGCATCACACGGGTTTCGGATGAGCCTTTTAAAACAGAGGGAAAAGTAATGGTAAAGGCTGGTTGGCGCGCAGTATATGGCAAACCCACCTCGACTGATGATAGCCATGACGACGCCTCGCTGGTTGCAATTACGCCGGAAAAACCTGTGTCCACCGAAACAGTTGAAATTATCGCAAATCAAACACGTCCCCCCACACGTTTTAATGAAGCGACGCTCCTATCCGCAATGGAAGGTGCCGGAAAACTTGTAGAGGACGAAGAATTACGCGCAGCCATGAGTGCCAAAGGTTTAGGCACTCCAGCAACTCGTGCAGCGATCATTGAGGGATTGGTGCTGGAAAATTATCTTCAGCGTGTTGGACGAGAGCTTCACCCAACGGCTAAAGCAACTTCGTTAATCACCTTATTACGCGGTCTAAAAATCCCTGAGCTTATTTCACCGGAGCTTACCGGCAATTGGGAATATCAGTTGCGTCAAATTGAACAAGGGCAATTAAAACGGTCATCCTTCATGGATAAAATTGCCGATATGACTAGGCGCATCGTAGAGCAAGCAAAAACTCAACGTGGCGAAACGATCGAAGGGGATTTTTCGATTCTGCAATCTCCTTGTCCTAAATGCGGTGGCATTGTTCATGAAACTTACAAAAAATTCCAATGCCAGAAGTGTGATTTTGCACTGTGGAAAATCCTTGCAGGACGGCAATTCGAAGTTGATGAAATGGAGGCACTGATTACTCAGCGCCAGATAGGCCCTCTACAAGGCTTTCGCAGCAAAATGGGGCAATCGTTCAATGCCATCATCCAGCTAACGGATACTTTTGAAATGAAATTCGATTTTGGTAATAACGATGCCGATACTGACCCGGTTGATTTCAGTGGACAAGAATTACTTGGAAAGTGCCCTAAATGCAGTCATTCCGTCTATGAACACAGCCACCACTATGTTTGCGAAAAATCACTCGGTGCTGCACGTACTTGCAGTTTCAAAATAGCAAAAATTATTCTCGAACGCCCTATCGAACGCGAACAGATCATCAAGTTATTAGAAAAAGGCAAAACCGATTTGCTACCTAAATTCATCTCAAAAAAAGGGCGTCCGTTTTCAGCTTACTTAGTTGCAAACTCCGATGGGAAAATTACTTTTGAATTTGAACAAAAAACCGCTAAAAAGACCACTGAGAAAAAGCTTGCTGTCAATACACCAACAAAACGCAGTTCAACAACCAAAACAAAAGTAACATCTCTCGATTAA
- a CDS encoding IS1595 family transposase: MKISHCRLLRKIQLRLLEFFVLEVTARSAANILGIQPNSAALFYRKIREVIAYHLERESHEIFDGIVELDESYFGGVRKGKRGRGAAGKVAVFGILKRGGKVYTKVVGDTKSETLMPLITRKIAPDSVVYTDCYRSYNALDVSHFYHERINHSTLFAQGKNHINGIENFWNQAKRVLRKYNGIPKESFPSFLKECEFRFNYGTPKHQLKILKNWTQI, encoded by the coding sequence ATGAAGATAAGTCATTGTAGATTATTAAGGAAAATACAGTTAAGGTTACTGGAATTTTTTGTACTGGAAGTTACAGCAAGATCAGCAGCCAATATACTCGGAATACAACCCAATAGCGCCGCGTTGTTTTATCGTAAAATACGTGAAGTTATTGCTTATCATCTGGAGCGGGAATCTCACGAAATCTTTGATGGTATAGTGGAGTTGGATGAGAGCTATTTCGGTGGCGTTCGTAAAGGTAAACGTGGCCGTGGAGCTGCTGGTAAGGTGGCTGTGTTCGGCATATTGAAGCGTGGTGGTAAGGTATACACAAAAGTTGTAGGCGACACTAAATCAGAAACACTTATGCCGCTGATAACCAGAAAAATAGCACCTGACAGCGTAGTTTATACAGATTGTTATCGCAGTTACAATGCGCTTGATGTGAGCCACTTCTACCATGAACGGATTAATCATTCCACGTTATTTGCGCAAGGCAAGAATCACATTAATGGGATTGAGAATTTTTGGAATCAGGCCAAACGTGTTTTAAGAAAATACAATGGAATTCCCAAAGAGTCATTTCCATCTTTTCTTAAAGAATGTGAATTTAGATTCAACTATGGAACACCTAAACATCAACTAAAAATATTGAAAAATTGGACTCAAATTTAA
- a CDS encoding outer membrane protein: MMNSINNLYKLVACVCIFFASNSAFSERNLMKDYYLGIQGGTHFLDNWSADVKLNETVNLRGKVDFSDRFQVGGFVGRQTKNARFEVEYQHGFYDIANITLGRIHSDSNGDGNYQVATFNAYRKVNFFKDFSAFLGGGVGWGRSTVSHANFNPHCDCFGSAQKDGFAYQGRVGLEYQFHKNHHFFAQYTFLHLDGPTGAGKNQIEYDNKWVSIFGAGYRYSF; this comes from the coding sequence ATGATGAATTCAATAAATAACCTATATAAGTTAGTTGCTTGTGTTTGTATATTTTTTGCATCAAATTCAGCATTTTCCGAACGTAACTTGATGAAGGATTATTATTTAGGCATTCAGGGAGGTACTCATTTTCTTGACAACTGGTCAGCGGACGTAAAGCTTAATGAAACAGTAAACCTCAGAGGGAAGGTAGATTTTTCAGATCGCTTTCAGGTTGGAGGCTTTGTGGGACGTCAGACAAAAAACGCACGCTTTGAAGTAGAATATCAGCATGGATTTTATGACATTGCGAATATTACCCTAGGAAGAATCCATTCGGATAGTAATGGTGATGGAAATTATCAAGTTGCAACATTTAATGCGTATCGGAAAGTGAATTTTTTTAAAGATTTTTCTGCGTTTCTTGGTGGTGGGGTTGGATGGGGAAGATCTACAGTTTCACATGCGAATTTTAATCCTCATTGTGATTGTTTTGGTTCAGCGCAAAAAGATGGATTCGCTTATCAAGGGCGAGTAGGCCTTGAATATCAATTCCATAAAAATCATCATTTTTTTGCACAATACACTTTTCTGCACTTAGATGGTCCAACAGGCGCAGGAAAAAATCAAATTGAGTACGATAATAAGTGGGTTAGTATATTCGGGGCTGGTTATCGCTATTCGTTTTGA
- a CDS encoding Calx-beta domain-containing protein, with product MATTVSVSFANGFVGDAVNSNSASNCSYLVNLGWSNFQFSQSSSTGQFGGSQGNDYAGTIHITDANGVRHSIDGVINWRAPSGSVTTMVFYATGAGQTLATTNSTYSIDPWSGVNGDPHTYIGLTFNGATLTMTGGQVSGNATTSGLLSTLNTYLANQPQISINDLSINEGSGTVSLTASLNKTSTDTITVAYQTADGTASAANADYTSSSGVITFNPGETSKTINIPISDDSISEGTENLKVVLSDSTYAAIVKNTGTITIIDNDGQSVTSVIAEDAANTGANPVDSTVVEGANLRYTVNLNAASPSATEHTLAISGTASISDYGSFIFSSSVTWKNNDPTTGIVVVPANVTSFSITVPTIDDSIVESAESLILTVGGVIGTGTITDNDIDSDNGNIIPEPVVLDASLSLETDDGRNNYDNFTSNINPVIQIDTKNLKLNAGSDRVFFYDLNGNLIDSVDSMLVNSNDAETGVINIQAPQLDDGTYSLVSKILDHEGNVKAIIPITFTIQTDLDGINPSTELAANNGDYNQDGIADWKQNNVAQFPMSSVTDFQAGRSASPKAFGALLIGDIDSSNISSSVNLNTTAQLKDIYISEPPAPLPDDFVIASPMLSFSITNENEKVLQDVSPTTDGFQTRVVIELPNGGVRANSYLKWNETTREWVKFNDDQRLDTFDDGATLLDVNNDGLIDRIVVTLTDGGIGDHDATANGTFVDPVVLAWQPISNVVSDPVYSVLLANGDRYYTTDIKEAAQMAHGSDNIFEGVRFDSLSESLGGRQLHANYNPFTGDWFFAENGRDMPYNCYYPVDSAKGFSAAPAGAGIGQDYYLYLNNQGITQLVSESEASELNLLSNGYHNLGAVFNTTTNTHFNFDSISYLVANKDNQIVQSSVKALSDNFVNTSDINFVEAVEQIYFAQAIGQPTVVGVDGNSSLADLNILFQTHFVA from the coding sequence ATGGCAACAACCGTATCCGTATCGTTTGCAAATGGCTTTGTTGGTGATGCTGTTAATTCTAACTCGGCAAGTAACTGTTCCTACCTAGTCAACCTGGGCTGGTCAAACTTTCAATTTTCACAAAGTTCTAGCACTGGGCAATTTGGCGGCTCGCAAGGCAATGATTATGCCGGAACCATCCATATAACTGACGCCAATGGTGTGAGACATAGTATTGATGGCGTGATTAATTGGCGTGCCCCAAGTGGTTCCGTTACAACGATGGTGTTTTATGCTACAGGAGCCGGTCAAACGTTAGCAACAACAAACTCTACTTATTCCATCGATCCTTGGAGTGGAGTCAATGGAGATCCGCATACATATATCGGCTTAACATTTAATGGTGCAACGCTGACCATGACAGGGGGGCAAGTATCTGGAAACGCTACAACATCGGGCCTGTTGAGCACCCTTAACACTTATCTTGCGAATCAACCGCAAATAAGCATAAATGATCTCTCGATCAATGAAGGAAGTGGAACAGTTTCGCTAACAGCTTCATTAAATAAAACAAGTACTGACACAATAACGGTCGCATATCAAACAGCGGATGGAACGGCCAGTGCCGCCAATGCGGATTACACGTCGAGTTCAGGAGTAATAACATTTAATCCAGGAGAAACATCGAAGACAATTAATATTCCTATCAGCGATGATTCTATCTCAGAAGGAACTGAAAACCTTAAAGTAGTATTGTCAGATAGCACTTATGCGGCTATCGTAAAAAATACAGGAACCATTACAATCATAGACAATGATGGCCAGAGCGTTACCAGTGTAATAGCAGAAGATGCTGCCAATACTGGTGCTAATCCGGTGGATAGTACCGTCGTTGAGGGGGCAAATCTGCGGTATACGGTAAACCTTAACGCTGCCAGTCCGTCTGCAACGGAACACACTCTGGCCATCAGCGGCACCGCTTCGATCAGCGATTACGGGAGCTTCATTTTCAGTAGTAGTGTTACCTGGAAGAATAATGATCCGACGACTGGCATCGTTGTTGTTCCAGCCAATGTAACCAGCTTCAGCATCACCGTTCCGACTATTGATGACAGTATAGTGGAAAGCGCTGAGAGTCTGATATTGACTGTTGGGGGGGTGATTGGCACGGGCACTATTACGGATAATGATATAGATTCAGATAATGGAAATATAATACCTGAGCCTGTTGTTCTAGACGCATCGTTAAGTTTAGAAACCGACGATGGTCGAAATAATTATGATAACTTTACAAGCAACATTAATCCGGTGATTCAAATAGATACAAAGAATCTAAAACTGAATGCCGGTAGTGATCGTGTCTTTTTTTATGATTTAAATGGGAATCTAATAGATTCGGTAGATTCGATGCTTGTAAATTCTAATGATGCAGAAACAGGGGTTATTAATATACAAGCTCCTCAATTGGATGATGGGACTTACAGTCTAGTTTCAAAAATTCTTGATCATGAAGGAAATGTTAAGGCCATTATACCCATTACATTTACCATTCAAACTGATTTGGATGGAATTAATCCATCAACTGAACTGGCCGCTAATAACGGCGATTATAATCAGGATGGAATCGCAGATTGGAAACAAAATAATGTCGCTCAGTTTCCAATGTCTTCAGTAACTGATTTTCAAGCGGGAAGATCTGCTTCTCCGAAAGCTTTTGGTGCACTGCTGATTGGCGATATCGATTCTAGTAACATTAGTTCTTCTGTAAATCTTAATACCACGGCTCAGTTAAAAGATATCTACATCAGCGAACCACCAGCACCATTACCTGATGATTTTGTCATTGCTTCACCGATGCTTAGTTTTTCCATTACAAATGAAAATGAAAAAGTATTGCAAGATGTTTCACCTACTACAGATGGATTTCAGACGCGTGTAGTCATTGAATTGCCAAACGGTGGTGTTCGTGCAAACAGCTATTTAAAATGGAATGAAACTACTCGGGAGTGGGTAAAATTCAATGATGATCAACGACTAGATACCTTCGATGATGGCGCTACATTGCTAGATGTAAATAATGATGGTTTGATTGATCGAATAGTAGTTACTTTGACTGATGGCGGTATTGGCGATCACGACGCCACTGCTAATGGAACATTTGTTGATCCAGTGGTATTGGCATGGCAGCCTATTAGTAACGTGGTTAGTGATCCAGTATACAGCGTACTCCTCGCAAACGGTGATCGTTACTACACAACAGATATCAAAGAAGCAGCCCAAATGGCGCATGGCTCCGATAATATTTTTGAAGGTGTGCGCTTTGATTCGCTAAGTGAGAGCTTGGGAGGGCGACAGTTACATGCCAATTACAATCCTTTTACCGGTGATTGGTTTTTTGCTGAAAATGGTAGGGATATGCCTTATAACTGCTATTACCCAGTAGATTCTGCGAAAGGTTTTAGTGCTGCACCAGCTGGTGCAGGCATTGGGCAAGATTATTATCTCTATTTGAATAACCAAGGAATCACTCAGCTTGTTAGTGAATCCGAAGCATCAGAGCTAAATCTTTTAAGCAATGGTTATCACAATTTGGGTGCAGTATTCAATACTACAACAAATACACATTTTAACTTCGATTCAATATCTTATCTTGTTGCAAATAAAGATAACCAAATAGTACAATCCTCCGTTAAGGCATTGTCTGATAATTTTGTGAATACGAGTGACATCAACTTTGTTGAAGCAGTAGAACAAATTTATTTTGCTCAAGCAATCGGTCAGCCTACGGTGGTAGGAGTGGATGGAAATTCATCTCTGGCGGATTTGAACATTCTTTTTCAAACCCACTTTGTTGCTTAA
- a CDS encoding YdiU family protein yields MKLNEKASGILKNNAVKWHFDNSYARLPDYFFARLSPIPVQSPQVVILNINLAKSLGLDVEALLMPESAFLFAGNVLPDGAQPIAQAYAGHQFGHFTMLGDGRAILLGEHVTPAGDRFDIQLKGSGQTPFSRRGDGRAALAPMLREYIISEAMHALGIPSTRSLAVVTTGEQVMREVLLPGAILTRVATSHIRVGTFEYAASQRDTDAIKILADYTIQRHFPDLLDTENPYLLLLNRIIDSQAELIVKWLLVGFVHGVMNTDNMSISGETIDYGPCAFMDVYDPNTVFSSIDQYGRYRYSHQPQIAQWNLARLAETLLPLLDPLPERALTLAEEAIGAFPKIYQSYWMIGMRKKLGLLTEESIDTELITALLTWMQNHYADYTNTFRALSEEVLPNNAQFGDVEFKSWHTRWQERLTRQACPQSTPLELMKTNNPAIIPRNHRVEAALSAASEHGDYTLVHQLLAAIAKPYDDLTEFNDYRTPPASSERVYQTFCGT; encoded by the coding sequence ATGAAACTAAACGAAAAGGCATCAGGTATTCTGAAAAATAATGCGGTTAAGTGGCATTTTGACAATAGCTATGCACGCTTGCCGGACTATTTTTTTGCGCGACTTTCCCCTATTCCCGTGCAATCACCACAAGTTGTCATACTAAATATTAACTTGGCAAAATCATTGGGATTGGATGTTGAAGCTTTGTTGATGCCGGAATCTGCGTTTTTATTCGCTGGAAATGTTTTGCCGGATGGTGCACAACCGATTGCTCAAGCTTATGCGGGTCATCAGTTTGGACATTTTACGATGCTGGGTGACGGTAGAGCGATATTATTGGGTGAGCATGTTACCCCAGCGGGTGATCGATTTGATATCCAACTCAAAGGCTCAGGTCAAACACCTTTTTCGCGTCGTGGAGACGGTCGCGCCGCATTAGCACCTATGTTACGTGAATATATCATTAGTGAAGCGATGCATGCGTTGGGCATACCTTCCACACGCAGTCTTGCCGTCGTTACAACCGGCGAGCAGGTTATGCGTGAAGTCTTACTACCCGGCGCCATTCTTACCCGTGTAGCGACAAGCCATATCCGAGTTGGGACATTTGAATACGCTGCTAGCCAACGCGATACGGACGCTATTAAGATCTTGGCAGATTACACGATACAACGCCATTTCCCCGATTTACTCGATACCGAAAACCCTTATTTATTGCTGCTGAATCGAATCATCGACAGCCAGGCCGAGCTAATTGTAAAGTGGCTATTAGTCGGTTTTGTCCACGGTGTAATGAATACAGATAACATGAGTATTAGTGGAGAAACTATAGATTATGGGCCCTGTGCATTCATGGATGTGTATGATCCCAATACCGTGTTCAGTTCGATTGATCAATATGGTCGCTACCGCTATAGTCATCAACCACAGATAGCGCAATGGAATTTGGCGCGCTTGGCTGAAACTTTGTTGCCATTACTCGATCCGTTGCCTGAAAGAGCACTTACCTTAGCTGAAGAAGCAATCGGCGCTTTTCCCAAAATATATCAATCCTACTGGATGATTGGTATGCGCAAAAAACTAGGATTGTTGACCGAAGAAAGCATCGATACTGAACTCATTACCGCCCTACTCACGTGGATGCAAAATCATTACGCAGATTACACAAATACCTTTCGCGCACTTTCTGAAGAAGTGCTTCCTAACAATGCACAGTTTGGCGATGTAGAATTCAAGTCCTGGCATACGCGCTGGCAGGAACGGTTAACACGCCAAGCCTGCCCTCAATCGACTCCATTGGAATTGATGAAGACCAATAATCCTGCAATCATCCCGCGCAATCATCGCGTCGAAGCAGCATTGTCAGCGGCATCAGAGCATGGCGATTACACTTTGGTTCACCAATTACTGGCTGCAATTGCAAAACCCTATGATGATTTGACGGAATTTAACGATTATCGCACTCCACCAGCTTCATCGGAGCGTGTGTATCAAACGTTTTGTGGGACGTAA
- a CDS encoding NAD(P)/FAD-dependent oxidoreductase, protein MRIAIIGAGCSGLSAIKQLAAAGLKDIVCYERNDQIGGNWVYTANSSHSSISKTTHVISSKTKSQFNDFAMPESYPDYPSHKQILAYFQAYARHFQLEKYIHFNIAVLHVEKTANERWRLSLCDGTQTEFDYLIVANGHHAIPRHPGWKADFLGKYLHAHEFKTNEGLNDKRVLVVGAGNSGCDCATEASRNAASVDLSLRSPQYIIPKLIMGKPTDTFAASLQWLPQRIQNWLQKISLHIQIGRYRDYGLPEPDFLPTQAHPTINSEILDKIRHGKIHPRAGIESIKGCRVCFTDGTSSEYDVIIAATGYTIGFPFFDRNFIDWGEARYIPLYLRIFHPKHPSLFFVGLIQPQGCIWTLTEAQSYLITQYLTGKTQLPSNWREQAEREGKYWVSQFITRPRHSLEVHYYPYLKKLQQMSAGKSI, encoded by the coding sequence ATGCGCATTGCTATTATCGGTGCCGGTTGTTCCGGTCTATCTGCAATCAAACAACTGGCTGCCGCAGGATTGAAAGATATCGTTTGTTACGAAAGGAATGATCAAATCGGTGGTAACTGGGTGTATACAGCAAACTCAAGCCATAGCAGCATCAGTAAAACAACACACGTCATTTCGAGCAAGACTAAGTCGCAGTTCAATGATTTTGCAATGCCAGAAAGCTATCCGGATTACCCTAGTCATAAACAGATTCTTGCGTACTTCCAAGCTTATGCGCGTCATTTTCAATTGGAAAAATATATCCACTTCAACATAGCCGTATTACATGTGGAAAAAACGGCCAACGAGCGGTGGCGCTTGAGTCTGTGCGATGGTACGCAAACAGAGTTCGATTATCTTATCGTTGCCAACGGGCACCATGCAATTCCGCGTCATCCAGGTTGGAAAGCGGATTTTTTAGGAAAATATTTGCATGCGCACGAATTTAAAACCAATGAAGGTTTAAACGATAAACGAGTACTTGTGGTCGGAGCAGGAAACTCCGGATGTGATTGTGCAACTGAAGCAAGTCGGAATGCTGCTTCTGTCGATCTGAGTTTGCGTTCACCTCAATATATCATTCCAAAACTGATCATGGGGAAACCTACTGATACGTTTGCGGCGTCATTGCAGTGGCTTCCTCAACGCATTCAAAATTGGCTGCAAAAAATTTCTCTACACATCCAGATTGGACGCTATCGTGACTATGGCTTACCCGAGCCAGATTTCCTTCCCACGCAAGCACACCCTACAATTAATTCAGAAATTCTGGATAAAATCCGTCACGGAAAAATACACCCTAGGGCTGGTATTGAGAGTATCAAGGGATGTAGGGTTTGCTTCACAGATGGCACATCATCTGAATATGACGTCATTATTGCTGCGACAGGTTATACAATCGGTTTTCCATTTTTTGATAGGAACTTCATTGATTGGGGAGAAGCCAGATATATTCCGCTTTATTTGCGCATTTTTCATCCCAAGCATCCAAGCCTATTTTTCGTCGGTTTGATACAGCCCCAAGGCTGTATTTGGACACTCACAGAAGCACAATCGTATCTCATTACGCAATATTTGACAGGTAAAACTCAGCTGCCATCAAACTGGCGCGAGCAAGCTGAGCGAGAGGGTAAATATTGGGTAAGCCAATTTATAACACGACCCCGTCATTCGCTAGAAGTGCATTACTATCCCTATCTAAAAAAATTACAACAAATGTCTGCTGGAAAATCTATTTAA
- a CDS encoding DsbA family protein, whose translation MARLIYIHDPMCSWCYAFTQSWTKLQETLPANIPIINIVGGLASDTTEPMPLHTREMVQQAWKRIEQTIPGISFNWDFWAYNTPYRSTYLACRAVLAAKKQRHTSEVEMIRAIQTAYYQKAKNPSLPETLQECAREIGLDETQFARDLTSVEIDSELHKEIQSARDLGVNSYPSLRLQHNNNLHMITIDYRDHRTMLQQINSIIQGL comes from the coding sequence ATGGCTCGTCTTATCTATATTCATGATCCCATGTGCAGTTGGTGTTACGCATTTACACAAAGCTGGACAAAATTGCAGGAAACGTTACCTGCAAATATACCAATCATTAACATAGTCGGTGGTTTGGCATCCGATACTACAGAGCCGATGCCATTGCATACACGGGAGATGGTGCAACAGGCTTGGAAAAGAATCGAACAGACTATTCCGGGGATATCTTTTAATTGGGATTTTTGGGCGTACAATACGCCTTACCGATCCACGTATCTAGCTTGCCGCGCAGTACTTGCAGCTAAGAAGCAACGGCATACCTCTGAAGTGGAAATGATTCGCGCTATTCAAACTGCGTATTATCAAAAAGCTAAGAATCCATCGTTGCCCGAAACTTTGCAGGAATGCGCACGTGAAATCGGTTTGGATGAGACTCAATTTGCTAGAGATTTAACTAGCGTTGAGATTGACAGTGAGTTACATAAAGAAATTCAGTCTGCCCGTGATTTGGGTGTGAATTCGTATCCTTCATTGCGGTTACAGCATAATAATAACTTGCACATGATAACTATAGACTATCGTGATCATCGAACAATGCTGCAGCAAATCAACAGCATCATTCAGGGCCTATAA